One Betaproteobacteria bacterium genomic region harbors:
- a CDS encoding 2-phosphosulfolactate phosphatase: protein MRTRSGPKVHVLYRKEDLDGVRVEGKVVVVLDVLFATSTIVAALASGARDVIPTLDEQAARNHASELEEGSYVASGELYAETLPGFVSPTPLALAAHGIVDKTVVYSTTNGTVALQKAAGAAHVYAGALLNGEALVECVTREHPRETVVLLCSGSAGNVNLEDMVGAGYLVDLFARRLDGAGDLSDAAVAVQHLYAAMDPLEALMRSRVGKLMVERDLAHEVEFAARRSVLDVVPKLKDARLRPA from the coding sequence ATGAGGACCCGGTCCGGGCCCAAGGTGCATGTGCTGTACCGCAAGGAAGATCTGGACGGCGTCAGGGTCGAGGGCAAGGTGGTCGTGGTGCTGGACGTGCTGTTCGCCACTTCCACGATCGTTGCGGCGCTCGCCAGCGGCGCTCGCGACGTGATCCCCACGCTCGACGAACAGGCGGCGCGGAACCACGCATCGGAACTGGAGGAAGGTTCGTACGTGGCGTCCGGAGAGCTCTACGCGGAGACGCTGCCGGGTTTCGTGTCACCCACACCGCTCGCGCTCGCCGCACACGGCATCGTCGACAAGACGGTCGTCTACTCCACCACCAACGGCACGGTCGCGCTGCAGAAGGCCGCCGGCGCAGCGCACGTCTACGCCGGCGCGCTGCTCAACGGCGAAGCGCTCGTGGAGTGCGTGACCCGCGAACATCCCCGCGAGACGGTCGTCCTGCTCTGTTCGGGCTCCGCAGGCAATGTGAACCTGGAGGACATGGTGGGGGCGGGATACCTCGTGGATCTGTTCGCCCGCCGGCTGGACGGCGCCGGGGATCTTTCGGACGCAGCCGTGGCGGTCCAGCACCTCTATGCAGCGATGGATCCGCTCGAGGCGCTCATGCGATCCCGCGTCGGCAAGCTGATGGTCGAGCGCGATCTCGCGCACGAAGTGGAATTCGCGGCACGCCGTTCCGTGCTGGACGTGGTGCCGAAGCTGAAGGACGCCCGGCTTCGTCCGGCCTGA